One Deltaproteobacteria bacterium genomic region harbors:
- a CDS encoding NADH-quinone oxidoreductase subunit A, with the protein MSNSANLLPVIILAVLILAFGVVIVVGTSLLGRTKTVKSKAQMMPYECGIPGTETGDSKISIKFYLTAILFILFDIEIIFMYPWAIKFLDSIKDGTGGYMLGTMGVFVLLFVIGLIWEVKSKALDWK; encoded by the coding sequence ATGTCAAATTCGGCAAACCTGTTGCCCGTCATAATCTTGGCGGTGCTTATTCTCGCATTCGGCGTCGTTATTGTCGTCGGTACATCCTTACTTGGTCGAACGAAGACCGTAAAGTCTAAGGCGCAAATGATGCCTTACGAATGCGGAATTCCTGGAACTGAAACAGGAGATTCAAAAATCTCTATCAAGTTTTACCTGACAGCGATCCTTTTTATTCTTTTCGATATCGAAATCATCTTCATGTATCCATGGGCAATCAAGTTTTTAGATTCAATCAAAGACGGCACCGGAGGCTACATGCTTGGGACGATGGGCGTGTTTGTACTTCTGTTTGTGATTGGACTGATCTGGGAAGTGAAGTCGAAAGCATTGGACTGGAAATAA
- a CDS encoding NADH-quinone oxidoreductase subunit H translates to MGKDVFEITVNILKMFVIFLMMVQAVPILVWLERRGSAFIQNRYGPNRVGPLGLVQLLADAVKFLFKQPFVPAKGVAPLYYFAPIMALIPGALSFNSIPLSVPINIEPFEMMGQMWGPYTFAFQGYDLGIGIVFILGVSSLGVYSLMMAGWGSSNKYSLMGAVRASAQAISYELALSLSLVGILMVYGTFSFKEIVDLQAGPLTFHAFGKEHVINGVPNWGIFFQPLGALIFFAAAFAEANRLPFDLPEAEGELVAGFHTEYAGFNLLLFYIGEYGHMMVASALLATFYFGGYAIPLVPSSEVLAFWQSTVASANLASVLTALSHHVMLLAKIAIFLWIFIHIRWTLPRFRYDQLMSLGWKTMLPWALANVIFTAIWMWLGHRQ, encoded by the coding sequence ATGGGAAAAGATGTTTTTGAAATAACCGTGAATATTCTGAAGATGTTCGTCATCTTTTTGATGATGGTACAAGCTGTGCCAATATTAGTTTGGCTTGAGCGTCGTGGATCAGCTTTTATTCAAAATCGCTACGGACCCAACCGAGTAGGGCCACTGGGGCTGGTGCAACTGCTTGCAGACGCAGTGAAGTTTTTGTTCAAGCAACCTTTCGTTCCGGCAAAAGGAGTAGCGCCGCTCTATTATTTTGCTCCGATCATGGCGCTGATCCCCGGCGCACTTTCGTTTAACTCGATCCCACTTTCGGTCCCAATCAACATTGAACCATTTGAAATGATGGGACAAATGTGGGGGCCGTACACTTTTGCATTCCAAGGATACGATCTTGGCATTGGGATCGTCTTCATTCTCGGCGTTTCATCGCTAGGTGTTTATTCGCTGATGATGGCCGGCTGGGGGTCATCTAACAAGTATTCGCTGATGGGCGCTGTCCGGGCGTCAGCACAAGCGATTTCCTATGAGCTGGCTTTGTCGCTATCGTTGGTCGGAATCTTGATGGTTTATGGAACCTTTAGTTTTAAAGAAATCGTCGATCTGCAGGCTGGACCGTTGACGTTCCATGCGTTCGGAAAAGAACACGTGATCAACGGCGTGCCGAACTGGGGAATTTTCTTTCAACCCCTAGGTGCGTTGATTTTCTTTGCCGCGGCATTTGCGGAGGCCAATCGGCTGCCATTCGATCTGCCAGAGGCTGAGGGGGAATTGGTCGCTGGTTTCCATACTGAGTATGCGGGATTTAATTTACTCTTGTTCTACATAGGCGAGTACGGGCACATGATGGTCGCGAGCGCTTTGCTTGCGACCTTCTACTTCGGCGGTTACGCAATTCCCTTGGTTCCGTCTTCCGAAGTGTTGGCGTTCTGGCAATCGACGGTGGCAAGTGCCAACCTCGCGTCGGTCCTAACCGCGCTCTCGCACCATGTGATGCTACTGGCGAAGATCGCGATCTTCTTGTGGATCTTCATTCATATTCGTTGGACGCTTCCGCGCTTCCGCTATGACCAGCTTATGAGTTTGGGTTGGAAAACAATGCTTCCGTGGGCGCTTGCAAACGTGATTTTCACTGCCATTTGGATGTGGCTTGGCCACCGCCAATAA
- a CDS encoding NADH-quinone oxidoreductase subunit J encodes MVSESLLFFILASVTLISGLVVILQSNPIYCALALVMTMISIAGIFASLGAWFVAGVQLIVYAGAVMVLFVMVLMLFDLKDEVRAFSRGLVSGFLKIASVGVIGGVITAAIWMSAETLFPTAPATASITATQSTKQLADLLFKKYLFSFEAMGALLLIIAIGAVALSRIQGGTHADR; translated from the coding sequence ATTGTTTCTGAGAGTCTTTTATTCTTCATTCTAGCATCTGTGACCTTGATCTCGGGGCTTGTAGTCATCCTTCAGTCGAACCCCATTTACTGTGCACTAGCGCTGGTGATGACAATGATTTCGATCGCCGGAATTTTCGCTTCATTGGGAGCGTGGTTTGTCGCTGGCGTTCAGCTGATTGTTTATGCCGGCGCGGTGATGGTTTTGTTTGTGATGGTCCTAATGCTTTTTGATTTGAAGGACGAAGTTCGCGCGTTTTCGCGGGGGCTCGTTTCTGGATTTTTAAAAATCGCCTCCGTCGGAGTCATCGGTGGAGTGATTACTGCGGCGATCTGGATGTCGGCGGAAACTCTCTTTCCGACGGCGCCGGCAACCGCCAGCATCACGGCAACACAATCAACCAAGCAATTGGCGGATCTGCTCTTTAAAAAATACCTCTTCTCGTTCGAAGCGATGGGAGCACTGTTGCTGATCATAGCAATTGGAGCGGTTGCACTGTCGCGAATTCAAGGAGGCACTCATGCCGATCGCTGA
- the nuoK gene encoding NADH-quinone oxidoreductase subunit NuoK — protein sequence MNVGLSHYLVLSAILFTLGLLGLLMRRNVIVILMSVELMLNAVNITFVAFSRYSPSGNMDGQAIVFFVMTVAAAEAAVGLALATTIFKKFREVNIRYFEHLKG from the coding sequence ATGAATGTCGGCCTAAGCCACTACCTAGTGCTGTCGGCGATCCTTTTCACTCTCGGTTTGCTTGGACTGTTGATGCGCCGAAATGTGATCGTGATTTTGATGTCCGTTGAATTGATGTTGAACGCCGTGAATATCACCTTCGTCGCATTTTCCAGGTACTCGCCGAGTGGAAACATGGACGGTCAAGCGATCGTGTTTTTTGTTATGACGGTGGCGGCGGCCGAAGCTGCTGTCGGTCTCGCCCTGGCGACTACGATTTTTAAGAAATTCCGTGAAGTGAACATTCGCTACTTTGAACACCTGAAGGGCTAG
- the nuoL gene encoding NADH-quinone oxidoreductase subunit L translates to MNEKLLFAILLLAPVLGFLANGLRWKSKNYMVAGSIATSAAAISFLASLAVVVRLFGEGAPKSVAANFFNWFSVGGLEVSASFVIDHISGLMVLVVTGVGTLIHLFSIGYMSHDERPAKYFAYLNLFLFNMLLLILGDNLLLMFVGWEGVGLSSYLLIGFWFSDKEKAAAGMKAFVTNRIGDAGFLLGIFTLFFLFGTVNFEEIISKVAPMAVEAGWTGPLTLAGLFLFIGAAGKSAQIPLYVWLPDAMAGPTPVSALIHAATMVTAGVYMIVRLSPVFVLAPNALHVVAVVGAATAVLAATIGLAQNDIKKVLAYSTVSQLGFMFLACGVGAFGAAMFHLITHAFFKALMFLGSGSVIHAMHEEQDIRKMGGLKKYLPLTHATFFVGWIAIIGIPPFAGFFSKDEILWFAFSSPLGGFPLWFAGVIGAACTAFYMTRLMALTFWTKPRFDEHKTHPHEAGPSMAIPLVVLAVLSAVGGFMGIPHVIGEILPGHPGNWLEHWLEGSIAKPAGFGHGSKMMEWALMGISVSIASLSALTAYNFYVVDPDRPAKFVNSLPKLHRLIYNKYFVDEFYFAKIINPVVGGSRALWAFVDVNFIDRGTYVVGDFVRGIGSTVRTLQNGNMQQYALYIALAVAFIFMYLLEAPKRLAEILGG, encoded by the coding sequence ATGAACGAAAAACTGCTGTTTGCGATTCTCCTTCTCGCGCCGGTACTGGGCTTTTTGGCGAACGGTCTTCGCTGGAAGTCGAAAAATTATATGGTCGCGGGCTCGATCGCGACGAGTGCTGCGGCGATTTCCTTTTTGGCTTCGTTGGCCGTCGTAGTGCGACTGTTTGGCGAAGGAGCACCGAAGTCTGTCGCCGCAAACTTCTTCAATTGGTTTTCGGTCGGAGGGCTTGAAGTTTCCGCGTCGTTTGTCATCGACCACATCAGCGGCCTGATGGTGCTTGTAGTTACGGGCGTTGGAACGCTGATCCATTTGTTTTCGATTGGGTACATGTCGCACGACGAGCGGCCGGCGAAATATTTTGCTTATTTGAACCTCTTCCTTTTCAACATGTTGCTGTTGATTTTGGGCGATAACCTTCTGTTGATGTTCGTAGGCTGGGAAGGTGTTGGCTTAAGCTCTTATCTCTTAATTGGTTTCTGGTTCTCGGATAAAGAAAAAGCGGCCGCTGGAATGAAGGCCTTCGTTACTAACCGTATTGGTGACGCCGGCTTCTTGCTTGGTATTTTCACATTGTTCTTTTTGTTCGGCACAGTGAACTTCGAAGAAATTATTTCGAAAGTCGCGCCAATGGCGGTTGAGGCGGGATGGACAGGACCGTTAACCTTAGCGGGCCTCTTTTTGTTCATCGGCGCTGCAGGTAAATCGGCGCAAATCCCACTTTATGTTTGGTTGCCAGATGCGATGGCGGGTCCGACTCCTGTTTCGGCGCTGATCCACGCGGCGACAATGGTAACGGCAGGCGTCTATATGATTGTTCGCCTAAGCCCAGTTTTTGTTTTGGCACCAAACGCGCTTCATGTGGTTGCAGTCGTTGGCGCCGCCACGGCCGTTTTGGCGGCGACCATCGGTCTTGCCCAGAACGATATCAAAAAAGTTTTGGCCTATTCAACGGTCTCGCAGCTTGGCTTTATGTTCCTCGCCTGTGGGGTCGGAGCATTCGGTGCAGCGATGTTCCACTTGATCACGCACGCATTCTTCAAAGCGCTGATGTTTTTAGGTTCTGGTTCGGTGATCCATGCCATGCACGAAGAACAAGACATTCGCAAAATGGGGGGGCTGAAAAAGTACCTTCCGCTGACTCACGCGACTTTCTTTGTCGGCTGGATCGCGATCATCGGAATTCCACCCTTCGCAGGATTCTTTTCGAAAGACGAAATCCTTTGGTTCGCTTTCTCAAGCCCGCTGGGCGGCTTCCCACTGTGGTTTGCCGGGGTCATCGGCGCAGCCTGCACCGCATTTTACATGACGAGGCTTATGGCACTTACGTTTTGGACAAAGCCGCGCTTTGACGAACACAAGACACATCCACACGAGGCAGGGCCTTCGATGGCGATTCCACTGGTGGTATTGGCCGTTCTATCCGCAGTCGGCGGTTTCATGGGTATTCCGCATGTGATTGGAGAAATCCTTCCTGGTCATCCAGGTAACTGGCTTGAGCACTGGCTGGAGGGTTCGATCGCAAAGCCAGCAGGTTTCGGTCACGGTTCGAAAATGATGGAATGGGCCTTGATGGGCATCTCTGTTTCGATCGCAAGTCTTTCGGCGCTCACAGCCTATAACTTCTACGTTGTTGATCCAGATCGCCCAGCTAAGTTTGTTAACTCGCTTCCGAAGCTTCACAGACTTATTTATAACAAGTATTTCGTCGACGAATTCTATTTCGCGAAAATCATCAACCCCGTCGTCGGCGGGAGCCGCGCGCTGTGGGCATTTGTCGATGTGAACTTCATCGATCGTGGCACTTATGTTGTTGGCGACTTTGTCCGCGGCATCGGCTCAACTGTTCGCACGCTGCAAAACGGCAATATGCAACAGTATGCTCTTTATATTGCTCTCGCCGTCGCCTTCATTTTTATGTACCTGCTTGAAGCACCAAAGCGACTTGCAGAGATTCTGGGAGGGTAG